The following proteins come from a genomic window of Eubalaena glacialis isolate mEubGla1 chromosome X, mEubGla1.1.hap2.+ XY, whole genome shotgun sequence:
- the AKAP4 gene encoding A-kinase anchor protein 4 codes for MSDNNIDWLHSHKSMCKVYLYSPTGQQDQDQKVICFVDVSTLNMEDKDSKGATGSNSRGDLNLESLEEEIIVIKDTEKQDSPKMEMSVCLFKQAPSNPGSVLNRLLSDLQKYTLCFQHALSPSSSSCRHKVGDTEDKCHKLPSGNCYRFYADQLKMDYVAKGPQGQHLEMTASKNTSNNQSPSTPPAKSPSNQRAVISPDGECSTDDPSFYVNRLSPPVIQMARKKIKEKLEGGSKCLHHSIYPSSGDKGKNSPRSAVSKITSETAHDAVEVTSAERRGTGEECREGGQKTFLYSELSNKSKGGDKQMCQRDNKEFADPTSKMFMVYTNQVASDTMVPVMQNLKVHSSGKPIPACVVLRRVLLKHTKEIVSNLIDSCVKNLYNNTRVLMANSDFVSTVKRNLFNHGKQNTADIIEAMLKRLVCALLGEKKETKSQSSSHASLKAGCHDPKCKNQSLEFSAMKAEMKGKDKGKMKPEECKSLTSAEKVSEHTLKESLTMWNQNQGNQGKMAGKACANKEEKREKISLSMDSLAKDLIVSALRLIQYYLTQQAKGKDAFKDCPGSTTGYMTQSAQYKKCRGSQSAKALSMKHLESRGAPESSTSLKENQHLDSQRLDMSNIVLSLIQTLLSESSFNCGDLCEGENKRSEPRTDKGATMSKRPDKGEEQCQDNQELDFISGMKQVNRQFIDQLVESVMKLCLIMVKYSNNGAALAELEEQAALANNPNYQAGGPRCSHNAAMSQNYQDSPGPEVIVNNQCSTSSLQKQLQAVLQWIAASQFNIPMLYFMGDDAGQLKKLPEVSAKAAEKGYSVGDLPQEVMKFTKEQPRDEAVGNGLENNC; via the exons atGGAGATGTCAGTGTGCCTTTTCAAACAAGCTCCTTCTAATCCTGGAAGTGTCCTCAATCGTCTACTCAGTGATCTTCAGAAGTACACCTTGTGTTTCCAACATGCACTTAGCCCCTCATCCTCCAGCTGTAGACATAAAGTAGGAGACACAGAGGACAAATGTCACAAACTGCCCTCTGGGAACTGCTACAGATTCTATGCCGatcaactgaaaatggattacGTGGCCAAAGGACCTCAAGGCCAACATCTGGAAATGACAGCATCCAAAAACACCAGCAATAACCAGAGTCCTTCCACCCCACCAGCCAAATCTCCTAGCAATCAGAGGGCAGTTATCTCCCCTGATGGAGAATGTTCTACGGATGACCCTTCCTTCTATGTCAACCGACTATCTCCTCCGGTGATCCAGATGGCCCGTAAGAAAATCAAGGAGAAGTTGGAAGGTGGAAGCAAATGTCTTCATCATTCAATCTATCCATCCAGTGGGGACAAAGGGAAAAACAGCCCTCGTAGTGCTGTGAGCAAGATCACTTCTGAAACGGCCCATGATGCTGTGGAAGTGACCTCTGCAGAAAGGCGGGGCACCGGGGAGGAGTGTAGGGAAGGTGGCCAAAAAACCTTTCTGTATAGTGAATTATCCAACAAGAGCAAAGGTGGAGACAAACAGATGTGCCAAAGAGACAACAAAGAATTTGCAGATCCGACCAGCAAAATGTTCATGGTTTACACAAATCAAGTGGCATCTGACACGATGGTCCCTGTTATGCAGAACTTGAAAGTTCATAGCTCTGGGAAGCCAATTCCAGCTTGTGTGGTCCTGAGGAGGGTGCTGTTAAAACACACCAAGGAAATTGTGTCCAATTTGATTGACTCGTGCGTGAAGAACCTATATAATAACACCAGGGTCCTGATGGCCAACTCAGACTTTGTCTCAACTGTCAAGAGGAATCTGTTCAACCATGGGAAACAAAACACTGCTGATATCATAGAGGCCATGCTGAAGCGTCTTGTCTGTGctcttcttggggaaaaaaaggaaactaagtcTCAGAGTTCGTCACATGCATCTTTGAAAGCTGGGTGCCATGATCCCAAATGCAAGAACCAAAGTCTCGAATTCTCAGCTATGAAGGCCGAGATGAAGGGGAAGGACAAAGGCAAAATGAAACCAGAGGAGTGCAAGTCATTGACCAGTGCCGAGAAAGTCAGTGAACATACCCTCAAGGAGAGCCTGACAATGTGGAACCAAAATCAAGGCAATCAAGGCAAGATGGCTGGCAAAGCATGCGCCaataaggaggaaaagagagagaagatcaGCCTTTCCATGGATTCACTGGCAAAGGACTTGATTGTCTCTGCCCTTAGGCTGATCCAATACTATCTGACCCAGCAGGCCAAGGGCAAAGATGCATTTAAAGACTGTCCTGGTTCTACCACTGGCTATATGACTCAGAGTGCCCAATACAAAAAGTGCAGAGGTAGCCAAAGTGCCAAGGCACTTTCAATGAAACATCTAGAATCTCGTGGAGCACCTGAATCATCCACCTCTCTAAAGGAGAATCAACACCTGGACTCCCAGAGGCTGGATATGTCAAACATCGTTCTGTCACTGATTCAAACACTGCTTAGTGAGAGCTCCTTCAACTGCGGAGATCTATGTGAAGGTGAGAACAAACGTTCTGAGCCCAGGACAGACAAAGGAGCCACCATGTCCAAGAGGCCTGACAAAGGGGAAGAACAATGCCAGGACAATCAAGAACTTGACTTTATCAGTGGGATGAAGCAAGTGAACCGACAATTTATAGATCAACTGGTAGAATCTGTGATGAAGCTGTGCCTTATCATGGTTAAGTATAGCAACAATGGGGCAGCCCTTGCTGAGTTGGAAGAACAAGCAGCCTTGGCCAACAACCCCAACTACCAGGCCGGTGGCCCCAGATGTAGTCACAATGCTGCGATGTCACAGAACTATCAAGACTCTCCTGGACCTGAAGTCATTGTCAATAATCAGTGCTCAACAAGTAGCTTGCAAAAGCAGCTCCAGGCTGTCCTGCAGTGGATTGCGGCCTCACAATTTAACATACCCATGCTCTACTTCATGGGAGATGATGCTGGACAACTGAAGAAG CTTCCTGAAGTTTCAGCTAAAGCAGCAGAGAAGGGGTACAGTGTAGGAGATCTTCCTCAAGAGGTCATGAAGTTCACCAAGGAACAACCACGGGATGAAGCCGTGGGAAACGGGCTAGAAAACAACTGCTAG